The DNA window TTTACCAGACACCAATCCGTGCTCaacccaaaaagtttttttaagcagggtgggaagaagatgtaggcAGAggggcagcctctgtattgtgacccaactcttaattaccacccaaaaagagccaggtggtgcacccagctaaatagtactggggagaatactgccaaTGTCCTTTAGGCTAACCtgcaaaggtgacattcttcccactgatcaccatacgAATATaacatgagctgtggatatagaaattatagctaGGGTTACCCCATAGtacaaaaggttgagaaacacttataCACAGAATGGCCCTGTAGTTCCAGCACAGAAGTATGCTAGTCTTGTAGAAATGGTACTGAGCCTGGTTTAGATTATCAAGCATTTTGTATAAGAAACACAcagaattttaacaaaaatatgattTAGTGGTTATAGCATGTTTATTAAGACGTTCTCACTCCATAAAAATGACATTAATAAAGTGCATTGCATCACAGAGTGACAACGGGCACGCTGACCTGTGGTGCCAGCCCCTGCTTAGTCTATGCAGGTGGCTGCACTGGCCAGGCAACCTTTGGTAATTGATTTAAACCACTAGATCAACCATCCTGAAAGCAAATGCAAGAACTTCATTAGTGGTGCTAGAAAGAGTACCTACCGTTCGTTAACAGAAATTAACTTTAACACGGAGTCCACAATGACAGAACCACAGTTTAGTCATCTGATCAAATATGTACTAGCACAGACCTGATAAAGATGGCACGGAAATTAGCTACCGGGCAGCTATTGCTGAGAGGCAGACACTCATGTGATTAGAAACCACTCACCAGTGGTTTTGCTATATGGCAGCTGATTACATTTGTCTGCCTTCCAACCTGAACTGCAAGGTAGGTAGTCCTGGTCCCATCTTTCCATTTTCCACACATGCAGCTTTCTTCTCTACTCCACAGTAAAAGttcaaaagtaaaagtaatcCATCAGAGGAACCAGCCCCTTCAGGAAAAGTAGTGTCCACCCATGTATTATTTGGTCAATTCAGATCTGTTTCATAGCAGCAGATGTATCCCCAGCCAGAAACCCATTTGGCACGCATGGAGGGGGGGAATGCTGGACCAGCTTGGCACACTCTGGCGAGTTATTGGGAAATGATGAAGAATGTCAAATGACCATTATTAGGCGCTCGTAGAACAGTGCTACCATGTAAACAGGTTCAACTTGCTTGTCAATTCGTACCAGGCAGAAAACAGCTTAAGTCTTTGTAGTATCCACAGATCTGCGACACCGGCAAAACACAGATTGTCCCACAGTCAAGATACCATGAAGCACAGTTCCTCATTGTGCTAGGAATTTTTGCTACCTTAAGCGGCCATCAGGTTTAACAGGCCCCATCTCAGACTTTGGGTCCGTAGACATAGAACTCCAGTGTGTGTCAGAACAGACGGGAAGAGACGGACAAAACGAGGAAGCAGTCTTGGTGCAAACGCCACCCACGGACCAAAAGCCACTTAAATTGTTGTCTGTCCAGTTCTCCAGGTCTTTGCCCAGCAACTCAGACTTTTGATCAGCCTCTTTTTCCACTTCGGCCCTCGGGGGTAAATTTAGGATTCCACTTAGTGCTTGAAAGTTTTGATCCATGTACTGGCCACGAGATGGACCAGCGTGGAGCCAGCGGTCACCTGAAAAAGTAACAAATAGACATTTAGAATGTTGCAAATCTTCTATGCACTGTGTGAAGGAGTGGTGACCGTTCCATTCTTTTACCACAATATGgccatttataaaaagaaacaccACTGACCTCATACAACCAACACTGTACATCAACTTGTGCTGCCTGGTAAAAAATGCTGGGAGAAGGGGGTAATAAACCTATAAACAAAATATCACATTCATACCAACCATAGGGGGCTAAATTTGCCAATGCCCACCCCTTTACATGAGCAAGTATCACCAGGGCAGAAGAAgcttaacagttaaaaaaaaaccgATATATTTAAGGTCTATGATTAATAAAGTCAGCCCTTACCTCCCTGCAGCGGTTCCTTATTTCTAGAAGTCAGTGGTATCACAAGGAATTTGACTTCCGCGAGCAGCTCCCAGAAATGCAACAATCGGACCTTCCATACGCCAGGACGAAGAGGATGCGCAAACGGTGGTTTGTATTGTGTAAAATCTGCCTCAGAGTCAACCGAGATGTCATAAGACGCCGCTATTATGTACGTTGGATCGATCCAGACCACTGTAACAGTCACATTTACTCCATGGCTCCATTTCTGAACAGCCACCGGCTCATCCATAGGACCAATCAGGCCTCCAAAGTTACGGAAGATCCTCTCCTTGGGGTCCCATTCGGTGCCCACCTGAGAAATAATCACAGAGACTTTAGAGAAGGAAATTGTGATACAGCTTGATCACCCCTCTCCTCCTTCTACCAGACTGCGACTAGACAATGATAGAGCAGACTGACATAGGAATTCAGCACTGATTACTTCTCTATGTCTAAGCATTGCTCAGGCCATTCAGAAATTTATACAAGATGCATTTCAAATATAGTGaccattattttaaaacacaaactactttttttttctaatatgtgcCTATAGTTTagctataaataattttatttgccaaacagcagcagcatcaaATTGACATCTAAGGGAGTTTTAGAGTTATTGCACACAGTAAGAATAACTCATACATAGCTACCTGCTGCACACTTAAAGTTTatataacaggtcctctttattgggAAAATCCTGAAGCTCACCTCCAGACTTTGAATGCGATTGGCGGCTCCGGTCTGATCCACTATTCTAAAACTGCCACGTGGCATCATCCAAAACTCCAGGGTTGAACTGGGATGAACCTTCTGTGTAACTAAATAGCCTTGGAAGTGGTCATCGTAAAAGTAAAGCTCAACAGCAGATGGCAAACCGTCTGACGTGTAGCTGGAAAGAAACAGAAGAAAGCACTGTAATCACTCTGCTGTCCTGTTCAAACAGCAttactgaatatttgttttttttttttttcataatgtactGTGTATTAGGTACAGGAAGTACACTGTATATACAGCCATTTGTCACAGCAAATTTCCATTTCTTTACAGGGGGTGGGGACTTCTAAGCACAAAACTGTGAAGGTTATTGGTAATGTTTTTTCACATGCTGCTTTTTGTAGTATAATAACCTTTGCAATTTATTTCTGACACGTGTGCACAGTGACATAATCTTGTCCCAATCCATTAAGGGTCTGTCCTAGTCCATGGCAAGCAATGTGTAAAGGCTACATACACCCATGAGATGAAtatgataattgcctcagggctgatatcggacaaaaCTTGTACAGCATCTGGCGAATCCACGGACgtcgaatgatcataatgaaagtgaagggaagagagcacagtggggtccTGCtacatcgttctcccccctcccctctcaatagagcagaatggtgctgtatatacagagctTATTCATgtatcgttcagtcttttgtcgctggaaaggattgtgatatatcctttccaacaattattcCATGTGTGTACCCAGTCTAGGAGTATGAAGATGTCACTATGACAGGTAAAGATATTTCCATATTGCCTGCCAGGATAGAGTCCTCGGACACGGTACTTGAACATGATACATACCACATGGTCAGACTTTTAAGTTATAGGCAAGTATTATTCAAAACATGGACCTTTGTAAGTAACGGTCCCTAGACCCTTGGTATATGTCTAGTtctgtaattttctgtttttagtgcagcctttgtttttatatctttgcATCTAAACAAGTTTTCTGCCAAATCTCTCTTTGTCCTAATCTGCATATCAGaaacttaatttaaaatgtagcaaCCTAATTGCATTGAATTTGTGTCTAGTTGTGGCCACATTTGTTAGGATAGGACCCACATGCTGGAACAATGGAGGTTTTTGCATTTCATTAGTCAacccggaaaaaaaaaaaaagtaatttcgtTTGGCCATGTTTTGTTGACAAAACTGgcattttatgcaaataaaatggaACACCTGTGACATAACCTAAGATGGGGACTGAAAAATGTCCCACTCAACCTCTGTAAAACAGAACACTCACCTGCaggatttctttttgtttatctgGTCAGGGTTCTGCAGCTCTCGCAGGGCTAAACGTGTAAACGATGCATATGCAGTCATGGTGACATCTGTGAGGCTTTTCTGTCCCTCCGTGTTGTGGTATACATTTTCCCAGTAACCTTTAAGACCCGGAGTGCCGGGAGCTGGCTCTCCAAACAGGTGAGCGTCTAAAATATCCAGAACCTCCTGATTCACCGAAGACTCAAACTTCCTGGCAAAAAATGTTGGCCTGGAAAGCTGCTAGAAAAGGAAAGTAGAAAAGTGAGAAACCGAAAGAGTTCAATGTATTGTATTACAAAGCATCAGAGAAAAATATCCCTgacctaaagcagaattaaactcaaaataaatcacacttacctttaatcttgcaGATCTGTCAATTTATTGGGAGGTTTCTTATTTGGGTTCCGCATTGTCCCCATATCATCAGGCTCGAGATATGAGggtgtagatggggaaaaagattgccgatctcactgcacaagcATGATATCAGCAATTTtgtttcttccattaaagaaagggctccttctgcgcatgcatcaaagcatgcgcaggagcctcccgggatgcgcgACTTAGGTAAACCGGGAGCTATTGTGCCACAGCGATCAAAGACAGAAAGGGGAGTGGCTGCTgtgctgtttcatttaaaaaatacagtttttactttaaataaaagagttgtccacccttttacataaggtaaacattttgagttGAGATCAGCTTTAAGGTTTAGGGGGACAGCATTTATATTATAAAGCTTAGCTCAGGAAGGTGAGGGGACTGCAAAGTAGCAGAAAGGAAGCTCTGGGGTGAAgatgttataaaatattatcttaGCAATAGCTGAAGAGAAATTAATCAGCAATAAGtgtatttaatgtgtgtgtgagAAACTAAAGTTGTGGGGGAGGAGGTTTTTGGACCACTTGCACATTTCCTGAGGTCAGTCTACCAAGTTTGGTGGTTTTAAAGGATGCAATTAAATGGCTCCTGAGGGTTATGGAAGCTGCTTTCCATTCTAGAATTGTTCTTGTGCAAAACCCACAAATACAAACAGCCCCTCGTTAGCCGAGGACATGAAATTAGATATCAGAAATGTAAGAACTTTCCGTATCTGGGAGCACTCAGCTCAGCCAGGTAAACAGAGGATCAATCGCTCTTTATCCCCCATCAGAGCAGGCAggggttattaatattaaacaagataggatttatatagcgctgacatattacacagtgccgtacattaaataggggttgcaaatgacagacagatacagagagtgacacaggaggaggtgaagacactgccctgaagagcttactatctaggaggaggggaagtattacacaatagggaGGGATCTATGCTAATGTCTGAAATAAAGAGTACCTATTACTAATCTGATGGTATTACAGGGGTTTTGGCAACCCCCTTGTAATAGCATTAGAACAGAATTATAgcttcttattaaaaaaaacaaatatgaactgcagcatTTCATTCTAAGTACATCTTCGCCAACAGTTTTCTCTTCCCACCCCTGCAAAGTCCCCTAAATATTGATGCTTTTAATAAAGCTCACTGAATGAAGCTTCCCATTTTAGTGTGACAAAAATGCTGCACTGCTTTCGAATTTAGAGCAGGAGTTGCCACTTTGCCTGGGGATATAGCTATAGCGAAATGTCAAAATGTTCCAGGATTATTATCACACTGACTTGCAGGGTCTGGCAGGGGGAGTGTAAGGAGTGTATGGCTAGGTCAGGGAAGATAAAAGAAGTTTGTgtgcattgaaataaaaaagatttaaataacgtttattataaataaataggattttgtgATTTATAGATTACCTGCAGGCGCACAACATCCTGTGGTTTGAAGTCATTCGGTGAACAGCCGCACCAGTCTACGATGTGCTTGTACTGACAGCGGCAACCCAGCTTTCTGTTCCAGTTAGTTACTCTCAGGTTATTGTCGACAAGAGTGTCACAGTCATGACTGTTCTCCAGGACTGTGTGAAAGAAGGACTAGAAGGAGAGACAAAGGTTTTAGTTTGGTACTTGGCTATGACAATATGAAGTGCAGAAATACGAACACAAACAATTACTCACCTCAGCAGGCAGCAGAGTGTACTTGTAGAATCGCCTTAGTTCTGACACCAGGACGTCCTGCGTGTAGGTCACATAGTTCACAAACTTGCGGGTCAGTGCAAACCAATCAGAGCCCCCATCTACCACTATGCCCTCCGGTATTTGTCGCTCGCCAAGGCGCCACATGTGCGAGTCACATTCGTGAAAAAGGCGATCTAGGCCTTGTTTCTTAATGAACctgaaaataatgattttcaCAGACTCAGAAATGTCGTTTAAAACAGTCTAAGACTTAAAGCTCTTTCCAGGCTTGCACAGCTGTACAcattcctctcctgtactgaaacgGTTTACTCACCGAACTTCTTACAGTGTCCATTAAAAGCTTTAGCACAGATCACCCCCCTTCCCTCCATCCCCTGCATCCCCTGATATAAATGCAGGACACATCAAGGGCCCCAAGTGCTGCCCCCTCTAGGGAGCATTCCACATTTTCCATGGTCATCTACAGTACTTTCTTACCTTGCATTGTCCCGGCCGTGAGATTTGAGGAAgttcttttctctgtattttgATAAGAAGAGAACCAGCTCTTCATTGGTCCTGTATAGAAAAGATAAACATAGGAAGTTATGCTACAACATACTACTTGCTACAATTACAGCAGCCATACATTAGCACTACATAAAAAGAAAGTCATTTATCTTATCTGCCTTTTCACTTAGATTTATTTAAGCTTCAGGTAAAGAGTACTGATAATGAAGAACAGAGAATGATGCATGtctgattaaaagaaaatgtgtcaTAGATGACAAAAACTTTGACTGATCAAGTAGCAATTTCAGAAGGATGGATCAGTAACTGACCAGTTGTCGTGCTCATCTTTGTCAATATTTTGAGTACTCGGATAAAAGACTTTTCTCCAGGTATTCTAATATACAGttattcaggttaaaaaaaggccatcaagttcaacccctagggaaataaacatatcccagatataaaaccttataaacatagctgatacagaggaaggcaaaaaaccctggtacaatttgctccaacagggggaaaaaattccttccggattccatgaggcaattggatgttccctggatcagcagcctctgttatctttactttaaagccttaattcccagttatattcttaaagcaatctatattagttgctgaaacgacttcctgagggagcctattccacattttcacagaccttacagtgaagaatcccttccttatctggagattaaacttcttcctccagacacaaagagcgcccccttgttctttgtaatgatcctacagtcaataatcaggaagagagttctctatatggaccatttatatatttatacagggtgatcatatcctcccttatacgtctcttctcaagggagaatagactcagttcagctaatctctcctcatagcggagctcctccattccttttattagtttagttgtccttctctgcactctctccaatcgtacaatgtcctttttgtgaactggtgccaaaactggactgcatattccagatgtggtgtgaccaatgctttgtacaggggcaggataatgtctccatctctgcagtctattcctcttttatacaagaaagtactttactagctttagatattgcagcttggcattgcatgctgttattaagtctataatctaccagatgtttttttttttttgataattgcaCATTTGGACAAGAAGGGGGCCACAATTTAATAAGTAGACATTGCATTTTTGTCCTGCAAAAGATCTTGCATTGTGTATCTAAAAACTTGGAGAACATGAAACCATATGAAGCTTTCTATCCAATACGCCTCTTACATTCATACCTATATAATAGGGGCAATCCAAGTCAATGAATTAATTTTAATGCCCATTAGGCCTGATTCAATTTCCACATTCCAACTGATCCCAAATGTGTTCATTAGGATTGAGATCAGAGCTCTGGAAGCAAATCAAATTCAATGCATTAAACTATGTAAACATGCCTTTATGTAACTGGCTTGGGGACCTGAATTCAATATTTTGGAAAGCTGttcacagataataaaaaaaattgattgactaATCCTGAATCGGTTTTAAGGTATATTAAGAGCAATTGTGATTACATGGAGAAATAGGTCTCTTGAGGTAACCTATTGTGCTTTAAGGTTCTTTTGTCTAGAactaaatgtttatttcctgttaattatatattcttttctttgtCTCTCACCTGGTTGGGTAGTCAGTGGCACTTAAATTGATGAAGAAATCCCAGGGCCAGTCGGACATCTCAAGCAGATCCTGCATGCTGCGCAGATACATGGTAAGAAGACTGGCTCCGCCCCAAATAGTAATCATCCGCCACGGAGTAACGCGAATGTTTGGATAATGCTGCGCCAACTGGACAACTTCATTATGAAGGTAATTTGAGCGCTGtcagaaagacaaaaaatagtAAAGGATTATTTATTCCATTTCCAAGCATGTGGACAGGTGTTTATGCATGTTGAATAACATGGAAAAATTGTTAGGGAGGGCGCCCAGCTGAATGTTGGCTCTGCTGGTCATTAATATCGTCAAGTGCACAGGagtcaaacacaaggcccgtgGGCCAGATCCAGCCCGTCTGGCCATTTTATATGGCCTACAGTGACTGTGCTGCATCCaagcgcctgacatttgcacGCAAGATGAACCAACttccagaaagctaggtagaagcagtgctttccacacaagtgcctgaccatgCTGCGGGCAGGAGGACCCCAGTTActtctttaaacaaaaatgtcaatttaatgaaagatgggaaagagaatatatgttcatgcttaaCAAAGACAAGTGTGTTCTTATTTTCAGATTATTACACGGGGATGAGGAAGGATCCATACATCCACTAACACTatgaatcttaaaaaaaaaaaggtcagcccACGACGTAGCCTGTGTTTTGGATTTCGTCCCTTTATccaatttgagtttgacacccccgatCTGGGGCTTTGTGGGGCGCACACCATCTTGGGGTATGTATTGTATAAGGCAGGCTGGATGGAAATTGATGTTTAGGTGCTAAGTGAACACATTTAATGATCTGTCGCAGTCATTAAGCAATCTCTAACCTGATCTACGTGGATGTAGTAAAAGTGGTCCTTGTGGTAAATGGCTTTGATAAGACGTTTCAGTTGCCGCACCGCTCTCCCGTGTACAACAAGCATGTAAACAATACGAAGAGGATTCTCAGGTGGTGGAGCTCCAACATCCGACTCCTCCCACTGTAAACCAGAAGTTATTTTACCTGGGAGCAAAAGAAACAAATTCTTAAAATCAGAAAGTCTTAGGGATTGTGATGAATTTGATTTGCAGGACAGGCACTCATTACAACGGGTCCAATGATTTCTGCTGAACTTGTGAATCAGTaacagctgaatttttttttctgctgaaattGTGAAGAGTGAATCAGGACTCAGTAACAGCTCAAGGTGAATAAGTACACCCAAGGGAGGTAAAGCTAAATCCTTGGGAGAGGAATCCCGTCACCATAAGCCAAGGAAAAGACATATCCAACAAAACCCATTGATGacttaaagcctaactccaggtTAGCATGGAACCAAACCTAGCCATTTAACATTTGACAACTCCCAGCCAGATAAACCCCCCTTGGGGTAAAACATAAAACCACCCTGAGATCCAAGAAGAATTTTGTAAGGAAACGAGCCTAATAATTAATGCTGAAATATCTGTtaatccctctggaggtttcctggatctgGCCCTGCAGCATCCTAGCCTCCTCCTTTGTCCTGGCATTGAAGAAGCGCtcggtgctgccatctttattaCTCTTACTTCCCACATCACCAgaacttgcactgcgcaggtcTGAGTTTGAGTGACAAAGATGGGGGAAAAAGTGCCGCTCTCACTGagcatgcttgttttttttaacatccaaAAATAAAAGGTCTGCGCAGAATGGGCTTTTTTACAGAGAAGAGAAATATGCTGATCTTACGCAAGCGAAGTGAGAccggcttttttttttcccctttacaacaTCTATGTCACCTAATCCCACACCTGCACAGTACAAATTcgggtgatgtgccaagaagaccaaGGTAGTAAATAGAAGTGAAGAATAAAGATGGCGGCATCCAGCGTTTCCTCAGCGTCAGGAAGTAGAGGAATTTCAGGATGACGTAGGACCGGATCACGAgtaggaccagcgccatcgagggatctgcaggattaaagggcagtgtgatttttttaagtttgcaacATCCATGACCTCCTATGATTGGGGGAAGAGGACCTGTTGTAGGGAATTTATTACCGATCCCAATATGTACAGAAAATCATATGATTCATTCATATAAAAGTGTGGAAAATAAACCATTGCATTCCCTGTAGGCTGTTTGAAGTGAATTGTCAGCAAAACTATTGCATGTACATAGAAGATAAAAATTacatcctcctcctgtgtcactgtctgtattagtctgtcatttgcaacccttatttaatgtacagcgctacataatatgttggtgctatataaatcctgtttattaataatacatgctTTTTTCCATAGGAATTTCCAGACACATGTCACAATTCTTTCTAATATCTCCTTAACAAGCTTTTTTTTGAGGAGTTTCCTAGAAAAAGTTTTCATTGTTTAATCAAAAAAAGGGATAAGGAAACAACACAATTGTGTGGGGTTTTATCTTAACAATCATAGCATGAAATAAACACAGactttaaatagaataaaattcaCCAAATGTTGTTTTTTGATTTGCAGACTAGGACAGAGCCTGAAAGTCTAGTTTTTCCTGGCTGTAACTCATTTACCTTGATGAATGTCTACTCAGTGTAAACAATAGCCCATTGATAATAAATTACCTGTACATTGTCCATACACCTACTTCAATATGTATGTGTGAACATGCAAATCTTTATATCccacagcagtgttctccccagctccttctAGATGGGCGCACCACAgggaacttttcagcaaccactcggctgtttttggttggttactaaagagttgggtcacaatacaggggctgccacccgcctacagcttcttaaaaaaacagcacaggaccccccccccccttcaatcTCATCaattaaatcacaaaatattaaCTTCTAATAAATCCTCAAAATTAGTTTCAGCCatacctgacctgagaggtgcaaattgcttattgtttaagcaacccctggaagaaccctACCCCAGCTCGGTGCATTTgttattaaatagtatatatacaatgccaacatattacttagcgctgtacattaaataggggttgcaaatgacagacaaatacagacagcgacacaggaggaggagaggccccctgccccgaagagcttacaatctaggagtctTCTAATCCTTGCGGCTCTTTATGGTTTAGTGAGAACTAAGATGGGAATTATACGCACTTCCACTCATTTCCGTTGTGTCTTTAGGGCAGAAGGTGATGAACATTTTCCCCAGGGGGACAGATACTCCCTTctgtatgcaaaatattttggctatacatacacgcACATGTAAAT is part of the Pyxicephalus adspersus chromosome 3, UCB_Pads_2.0, whole genome shotgun sequence genome and encodes:
- the XYLT2 gene encoding xylosyltransferase 2 isoform X1, coding for MAPSARVMKLGRRYKYLAAAALALLLVQGLVVWSFSVLEEEEADLNIQQRKSRSPDKAEHSKDPGNSAARRSWKSRGKAGRSGNEVARVARETNPRSKLSTHLRVPQDTWHNQTRDGDTGSVEGPHPTDRVFTPKCDIKGKDALSALSRATTQKCQRELANVVCLHQMGQLMPKSLPRYCQTTGKITSGLQWEESDVGAPPPENPLRIVYMLVVHGRAVRQLKRLIKAIYHKDHFYYIHVDQRSNYLHNEVVQLAQHYPNIRVTPWRMITIWGGASLLTMYLRSMQDLLEMSDWPWDFFINLSATDYPTRTNEELVLFLSKYREKNFLKSHGRDNARFIKKQGLDRLFHECDSHMWRLGERQIPEGIVVDGGSDWFALTRKFVNYVTYTQDVLVSELRRFYKYTLLPAESFFHTVLENSHDCDTLVDNNLRVTNWNRKLGCRCQYKHIVDWCGCSPNDFKPQDVVRLQQLSRPTFFARKFESSVNQEVLDILDAHLFGEPAPGTPGLKGYWENVYHNTEGQKSLTDVTMTAYASFTRLALRELQNPDQINKKKSCSYTSDGLPSAVELYFYDDHFQGYLVTQKVHPSSTLEFWMMPRGSFRIVDQTGAANRIQSLEVGTEWDPKERIFRNFGGLIGPMDEPVAVQKWSHGVNVTVTVVWIDPTYIIAASYDISVDSEADFTQYKPPFAHPLRPGVWKVRLLHFWELLAEVKFLVIPLTSRNKEPLQGGDRWLHAGPSRGQYMDQNFQALSGILNLPPRAEVEKEADQKSELLGKDLENWTDNNLSGFWSVGGVCTKTASSFCPSLPVCSDTHWSSMSTDPKSEMGPVKPDGRLR
- the XYLT2 gene encoding xylosyltransferase 2 isoform X2 → MAPSARVMKLGRRYKYLAAAALALLLVQGLVVWSFSVLEEEEADLNIQQRKSRSPDKAEHSKDPGNSAARRSWKSRGKAGRSGNEVARVARETNPRSKLSTHLRVPQDTWHNQTRDGDTGSVEGPHPTDRVFTPKCDIKGKDALSALSRATTQKCQRELANVVCLHQMGQLMPKSLPRYCQTTGKITSGLQWEESDVGAPPPENPLRIVYMLVVHGRAVRQLKRLIKAIYHKDHFYYIHVDQRSNYLHNEVVQLAQHYPNIRVTPWRMITIWGGASLLTMYLRSMQDLLEMSDWPWDFFINLSATDYPTRTNEELVLFLSKYREKNFLKSHGRDNARFIKKQGLDRLFHECDSHMWRLGERQIPEGIVVDGGSDWFALTRKFVNYVTYTQDVLVSELRRFYKYTLLPAESFFHTVLENSHDCDTLVDNNLRVTNWNRKLGCRCQYKHIVDWCGCSPNDFKPQDVVRLQLSRPTFFARKFESSVNQEVLDILDAHLFGEPAPGTPGLKGYWENVYHNTEGQKSLTDVTMTAYASFTRLALRELQNPDQINKKKSCSYTSDGLPSAVELYFYDDHFQGYLVTQKVHPSSTLEFWMMPRGSFRIVDQTGAANRIQSLEVGTEWDPKERIFRNFGGLIGPMDEPVAVQKWSHGVNVTVTVVWIDPTYIIAASYDISVDSEADFTQYKPPFAHPLRPGVWKVRLLHFWELLAEVKFLVIPLTSRNKEPLQGGDRWLHAGPSRGQYMDQNFQALSGILNLPPRAEVEKEADQKSELLGKDLENWTDNNLSGFWSVGGVCTKTASSFCPSLPVCSDTHWSSMSTDPKSEMGPVKPDGRLR